The Nitrospira tepida genome includes a window with the following:
- a CDS encoding type IV toxin-antitoxin system AbiEi family antitoxin domain-containing protein yields the protein MALPSKKTSLDRLPPEGQLVNRAWLRTRGVTRPLVDFWLRSGKLEAVSHGLYRRPGPPLKWEQVVYSVNEMGVQVHVGGRTALELQGLAHYLPLQGVTRVSLYTTSKVPPWVQRFPADYTFTVHRGKLFKTLPGGALVSKPFGAWDWPVPYATVELALLEYLADVRTEDSFDFADKFFEGASVLRPALIRELLLSCSHVLAKRLFLWFAERHEYAWFKKLDTTGVDLGHGKRAVVKGGALDTKYLITVPRTMVHGHGQPVY from the coding sequence ATGGCTCTCCCATCAAAGAAGACGTCGTTGGATCGGCTCCCTCCGGAGGGGCAGCTCGTCAATCGCGCATGGCTACGAACGCGCGGTGTCACTCGCCCTCTTGTGGACTTCTGGTTGAGATCAGGAAAGCTCGAAGCCGTTTCTCACGGTCTCTACCGACGGCCGGGGCCTCCGCTCAAGTGGGAACAGGTTGTCTATTCGGTGAACGAAATGGGCGTCCAAGTTCACGTCGGAGGGCGCACCGCCCTGGAACTGCAGGGATTGGCGCATTACCTGCCACTGCAGGGTGTCACCAGGGTGTCCCTCTACACGACGTCAAAGGTGCCGCCCTGGGTGCAAAGATTCCCGGCCGACTATACGTTTACCGTTCATCGCGGAAAGCTCTTCAAGACGTTGCCGGGCGGGGCTCTTGTCTCAAAGCCGTTTGGGGCCTGGGATTGGCCGGTGCCGTATGCCACCGTGGAATTGGCGCTCTTGGAGTATCTGGCGGATGTCCGTACTGAGGACAGCTTCGATTTCGCGGATAAGTTTTTCGAAGGTGCCTCGGTCCTTCGCCCGGCGCTGATCCGCGAGTTGCTATTATCCTGTTCGCATGTGCTGGCGAAGCGACTCTTCCTGTGGTTTGCCGAGAGACACGAGTACGCCTGGTTCAAGAAGCTCGATACAACGGGAGTCGATCTTGGCCACGGCAAACGCGCAGTGGTCAAAGGCGGTGCGCTGGATACGAAGTATCTGATCACCGTTCCTAGGACCATGGTGCATGGTCACGGACAACCGGTTTACTGA
- a CDS encoding nucleotidyl transferase AbiEii/AbiGii toxin family protein produces the protein MVTDNRFTEQVRLLVTVLPHVARQGCFALKGGTALNLFVRDMPRLSVDIDLAYLPVQDRETSLTAIDQALKAIAADIARAVPGVNVQGSVLSGTMGWFKLVVERGGVRVKIEVTPVLRGSVYSSELRELVPRAQAEFGYAQVQVLSFEDLYAGKLCAALDRQHPRDLFDVRLLLAAEGITPRLKNAFLVYLISHNRPMAELIAPTRKDNRAIYEGEFAGMAIELVTLEVLDAAREQLITTIQRSLTEEDRQFLLAVKRGDADWSMFPIPGAKNLPAVQWKLQNLSRMEPAKRQKAFRSLERVLYG, from the coding sequence ATGGTCACGGACAACCGGTTTACTGAGCAAGTTCGTCTGCTGGTTACGGTGCTGCCTCATGTGGCGCGCCAAGGCTGTTTCGCCCTCAAGGGCGGAACAGCCTTGAATCTGTTTGTCCGGGACATGCCTCGTTTGTCCGTCGATATTGATCTGGCCTATTTACCGGTTCAAGATCGCGAGACCAGTCTGACTGCAATCGATCAAGCGCTGAAGGCGATTGCCGCAGATATTGCGCGCGCCGTCCCTGGCGTGAACGTGCAAGGCTCAGTGTTGAGCGGGACGATGGGATGGTTCAAACTCGTGGTGGAACGTGGGGGTGTTCGCGTCAAGATTGAAGTCACGCCGGTGTTGCGCGGAAGTGTCTATTCGTCCGAACTACGTGAGCTGGTGCCACGAGCGCAGGCGGAGTTCGGCTATGCTCAGGTGCAGGTGCTGAGTTTCGAAGATTTGTATGCAGGGAAACTCTGCGCCGCGTTGGACCGACAACATCCGCGCGATTTGTTCGATGTACGCCTCTTGTTGGCGGCGGAGGGAATTACGCCGCGCTTAAAGAATGCCTTCCTCGTGTACTTGATCAGCCACAACCGGCCGATGGCGGAACTGATCGCTCCAACGCGTAAGGACAACAGGGCTATTTATGAGGGTGAGTTCGCCGGGATGGCGATCGAACTGGTCACATTGGAAGTGCTGGATGCCGCACGCGAACAGTTAATCACAACCATTCAGCGGTCGCTAACGGAAGAGGACCGGCAGTTTCTGCTAGCGGTCAAGCGGGGCGATGCAGACTGGAGCATGTTTCCCATTCCCGGAGCCAAGAACTTGCCGGCCGTTCAGTGGAAGCTACAAAATCTTTCTCGGATGGAACCGGCCAAACGTCAGAAGGCTTTCCGATCCTTGGAACGTGTCCTGTACGGATAG
- a CDS encoding type I restriction endonuclease subunit R, with translation MSEYLHVEKPFLDQLASLGWTVIDQGHGLIPSNPAESLRTSFRECLLPEVFRRAVRSLNRTVDGRVWLTNRQLDDLRDQIFRRPNRTLLEANEAVQALFLKAQVDVNELTGEADPVVQLIDFAHPERNAFHAVNQFRIDTPGCVKACIIPDIVLFVNGIPLVVVEAKIGDPNTANPLHAAFEQLLRYRNARPETSAAGLREGEPRLFYPNLVLIRTCGERAEFGTITSGHEHFYAWKDIWPESRRAYQPPFGIEREQERMIQGLLAPDTLLDVLRTCTVFMDTDSGKRVKVVCRYQQYRAARRIVERLRLGTTAEARSGVVWHTQGSGKSLTMVFVARMLRASADLSDFKIVMVNDRIDLEEQLAATARLIGGKVNVIASTVQLRAHLSTDASDVNMVMVHKFMERTEELPLMVAETLARYGKPPKADTFGVVNRSERILLMIDEAHRTQSSDLGDNLFEAFPNATRIAFTGTPLITEQHGNKRTVKRFGDYIDTYKLMDAVNDRATLQILYEGRTADTALRDKHAFDTKFEDLFRERSEEELLAIKKKYGASGDILEAERRIEAIARDLVNHYIDNILPDGFKAQVVCHSKLAAVRYKKAIRAALTERIAREKVEPRPDDALIRRIAFLKAVTVLSADVTNELAVITEARKEAKRWNAVENFCKPFDFDDPAKDLTGIAFLIVCDMFLTGFDAPIEQVMYIDKRLREHNLLQAIARVNRVAPGKHRGFIVDYIGLANHLSHALSIYAAEDAQDIQQGLKNLLTELPILEERYRRLLQHFRSAGVTEIEAFVAGTLATPDKEVAVVHAAVGAMKDIKRRADFEVYLKKFLESLNLILPLEAGHPYRGPAKRFGYLLRMVKERYKDDSLDLADAGAKVKALINEHLVDLGINPKIPPIELLSDDFMANVRKHAGGDPEAKASEMEHAIRKHCTVHVEEDPSFYKRLSDKLEKLIQEQKDNWEALAEAYEQLREEALAGRKDAAEGLTKEATTFYDYVLQLAFDGQDAPAEYRLLLKTVIARIVEILQQTIDIIDFWKKPIEVKKLRGNIDTEILLSNIPQLVERHERIAVEIVKLAEKRHKNLIA, from the coding sequence ATGTCCGAATACCTGCACGTCGAAAAGCCCTTTCTCGATCAGCTCGCTTCGCTGGGCTGGACGGTCATTGACCAGGGCCACGGGCTGATTCCCTCCAACCCAGCCGAGAGCCTCCGCACCAGCTTCCGGGAATGTCTCCTGCCGGAGGTCTTTCGCCGGGCGGTCCGCTCGCTCAACCGCACCGTTGATGGAAGGGTCTGGCTCACGAATCGGCAGTTGGATGATCTGCGAGATCAGATCTTCCGGCGGCCGAACCGCACCTTGTTGGAAGCGAATGAGGCGGTTCAGGCCCTCTTTCTGAAGGCCCAGGTGGACGTGAACGAACTGACCGGAGAAGCCGATCCGGTGGTGCAGTTGATCGACTTCGCCCATCCGGAGCGGAACGCCTTCCACGCCGTGAACCAATTCAGGATCGATACGCCGGGGTGCGTGAAGGCCTGCATCATCCCGGACATTGTCCTCTTCGTGAACGGCATCCCGCTGGTGGTGGTGGAGGCGAAGATCGGCGATCCGAACACAGCCAACCCGCTCCATGCCGCCTTCGAGCAGTTGCTTCGCTACCGCAACGCGCGGCCCGAAACGAGTGCGGCAGGGTTACGAGAAGGGGAGCCGCGCCTGTTCTATCCCAATCTCGTTCTGATCCGTACCTGCGGCGAACGAGCCGAGTTCGGCACGATCACGTCGGGCCATGAACATTTCTACGCCTGGAAGGACATCTGGCCGGAAAGCCGACGTGCCTATCAGCCGCCATTCGGCATCGAGCGGGAGCAGGAGCGCATGATCCAGGGCTTGCTGGCGCCCGACACGCTGCTCGATGTGCTGCGGACCTGCACGGTGTTCATGGATACAGACTCCGGCAAGCGCGTGAAGGTGGTGTGCCGCTACCAGCAGTACCGGGCCGCCCGGCGCATCGTGGAGCGTCTGCGGCTGGGCACAACAGCGGAGGCACGGTCCGGCGTCGTCTGGCACACGCAGGGGTCCGGCAAATCGCTGACGATGGTCTTCGTGGCGCGGATGCTGCGCGCCTCCGCGGACCTCTCGGACTTCAAGATCGTCATGGTCAATGATCGCATCGACCTTGAGGAACAGCTTGCCGCGACAGCCCGGCTCATCGGCGGCAAAGTCAACGTGATCGCGAGCACCGTCCAACTCCGGGCGCATCTGAGCACCGACGCCTCCGACGTCAACATGGTGATGGTCCACAAGTTCATGGAGCGGACGGAGGAATTGCCGCTGATGGTCGCCGAAACGCTGGCGCGATATGGCAAGCCTCCCAAGGCTGACACGTTCGGCGTCGTCAATCGGTCCGAGCGTATCCTCCTCATGATCGACGAAGCGCACCGCACTCAAAGCTCCGATCTCGGCGACAACCTGTTCGAAGCCTTCCCGAACGCCACTCGAATCGCGTTCACCGGCACGCCGCTGATTACGGAACAGCACGGCAACAAACGGACGGTGAAACGGTTCGGCGACTACATCGATACGTACAAGCTCATGGACGCGGTGAACGACCGGGCGACGTTGCAGATCCTCTACGAGGGGCGGACGGCGGACACCGCGCTGAGGGATAAACACGCATTCGATACGAAGTTCGAGGACTTGTTTCGCGAGCGGTCCGAGGAGGAACTCCTCGCCATCAAGAAGAAGTATGGGGCGAGCGGCGACATTCTCGAGGCCGAAAGGCGGATCGAGGCGATCGCGCGGGATCTCGTCAATCACTATATCGACAATATCCTGCCTGATGGCTTCAAGGCGCAGGTGGTCTGTCACTCCAAGCTCGCGGCGGTTCGTTACAAGAAGGCGATCCGTGCTGCGTTGACCGAGCGGATCGCTCGGGAGAAGGTCGAGCCCCGGCCGGATGACGCGCTCATCAGGCGCATTGCGTTCCTCAAGGCCGTCACGGTCTTGTCCGCCGATGTCACCAACGAGCTGGCGGTGATCACCGAGGCTCGCAAGGAAGCGAAGCGCTGGAACGCGGTGGAGAACTTCTGCAAGCCTTTTGATTTCGATGATCCGGCCAAGGACTTGACCGGGATCGCGTTCCTGATCGTCTGCGACATGTTCCTGACCGGCTTCGATGCCCCGATCGAGCAGGTCATGTACATCGACAAGCGGCTACGGGAGCACAACCTCCTCCAGGCCATCGCGCGGGTGAACCGGGTGGCCCCGGGCAAGCACCGCGGGTTCATCGTCGATTACATCGGGCTGGCCAATCATTTGAGCCATGCCCTGTCCATCTATGCGGCGGAGGACGCTCAGGACATTCAGCAGGGGCTCAAGAATCTGCTCACCGAGCTGCCAATCCTGGAAGAACGGTATCGACGGCTTCTGCAGCACTTCCGGTCGGCCGGCGTGACGGAGATCGAGGCTTTTGTGGCGGGGACGCTCGCGACTCCGGACAAGGAAGTAGCTGTGGTGCATGCGGCCGTCGGTGCGATGAAGGATATCAAGCGGCGGGCTGACTTTGAGGTGTACCTGAAGAAGTTTCTTGAAAGCCTGAACCTGATCCTGCCCCTCGAAGCCGGGCATCCGTACCGGGGGCCGGCCAAACGTTTCGGGTACCTGCTGCGCATGGTCAAGGAGCGGTACAAAGACGACTCGCTCGACCTGGCCGACGCGGGGGCGAAGGTGAAGGCGCTCATCAACGAGCACCTCGTCGATCTCGGCATCAACCCGAAGATTCCCCCCATCGAACTCCTCTCCGATGATTTCATGGCCAACGTGCGAAAACATGCGGGCGGGGATCCTGAAGCCAAGGCGAGCGAGATGGAACACGCCATCCGGAAACACTGCACCGTGCACGTCGAAGAGGATCCGTCCTTCTACAAGCGCCTCAGCGACAAGTTGGAGAAACTGATTCAGGAGCAGAAGGACAATTGGGAAGCGCTCGCCGAGGCGTATGAACAGCTCAGGGAGGAGGCGCTGGCCGGGCGCAAGGACGCCGCCGAGGGTTTGACGAAGGAGGCCACGACCTTCTACGACTACGTGCTTCAACTCGCGTTCGACGGCCAGGACGCGCCGGCTGAGTATCGGCTGCTGCTGAAAACCGTCATTGCCCGCATCGTGGAGATCCTGCAGCAGACGATCGATATCATCGATTTCTGGAAGAAACCGATCGAAGTAAAAAAGCTCAGGGGCAACATCGACACCGAAATTCTCCTCTCGAACATTCCGCAACTTGTCGAGCGACACGAGCGGATCGCGGTCGAGATCGTGAAGCTGGCCGAAAAGCGGCATAAGAACCTAATCGCATGA
- a CDS encoding M48 family metallopeptidase: MRASRDSDLSYDVVRSRRTTADIVVERDGRVVVRVPASIPHQRIEDLVKAKRYWIYRTLAEWRDLNATKVLREYRNGEGFLYLGRSYRLILVGDQDEPLLLKSGRFWLRRDLVNRGEVAGAKSAFRDYFIARGLEWIPERVRYYAPKVGVRPRDIDVRELGHRWASCSPKGNLAFHWKCMMAPPTIIDYIVVHELCHFHYLNHAEAFWNEIDKVMPNFRERREWLKKNGAAMDV, from the coding sequence ATGAGAGCATCGCGCGATTCCGATCTTTCGTATGACGTCGTCCGGAGCCGGCGGACCACGGCGGATATTGTCGTGGAGCGAGACGGGCGGGTGGTGGTGCGCGTGCCAGCGAGCATCCCGCACCAGCGAATCGAGGATCTCGTCAAGGCGAAGCGATATTGGATCTACAGGACGCTGGCCGAATGGCGCGATTTGAATGCGACGAAGGTTCTGCGCGAGTACCGCAACGGGGAAGGGTTCCTGTATCTCGGGCGCTCGTACCGGCTGATCCTCGTCGGCGATCAAGACGAGCCCTTGCTGCTGAAGAGCGGTCGGTTTTGGCTGCGGCGCGATCTGGTGAACCGAGGCGAAGTCGCAGGGGCCAAGTCCGCATTCCGCGATTACTTTATCGCACGGGGCCTGGAATGGATCCCGGAGCGTGTGCGGTATTACGCTCCGAAAGTTGGAGTCAGACCGCGAGATATAGACGTACGGGAACTCGGCCACCGCTGGGCTTCGTGCTCGCCGAAAGGGAATCTTGCGTTCCATTGGAAGTGTATGATGGCCCCTCCCACCATCATCGACTACATCGTCGTGCACGAACTCTGCCACTTCCACTATCTGAACCACGCGGAGGCGTTCTGGAATGAGATCGACAAGGTCATGCCGAATTTTCGTGAGCGGAGGGAGTGGCTGAAAAAAAATGGTGCGGCAATGGATGTTTAA
- a CDS encoding lipase family protein has protein sequence MKPADRSRALRWTMMLAILALTAGNLSSCGTTPTPSVPPTPLHFVQALQYAQHAALAYEQEATIQQRSGAGVRITISPPLSSGIRAYVEQDDANRVQWIVVRGTSNLVNMRLDVDYNKVVDSRLQIPLHKGFADSALQVYQFAKPLLKTDYETRITGHSLGGAAAVIVLMLLKEDGAKLGPAITFGQPKVTNREGARKYRTLPLLRFVNDKDPVPLLPPFEVFAVLDEGPFQHFGPEVVLEDGLSYRYYSDHQAQRLSVLSFWNNLKNLSIQDVPEHFMSTYLARIQQKLPAAPPSR, from the coding sequence ATGAAGCCGGCCGACCGATCCCGCGCGCTTCGTTGGACCATGATGCTGGCGATCCTCGCGCTGACGGCGGGGAATCTGTCCTCCTGCGGAACCACCCCCACACCCTCAGTCCCTCCCACGCCGCTGCATTTTGTGCAGGCGCTTCAGTATGCGCAGCATGCCGCGCTCGCCTACGAACAGGAGGCGACGATTCAGCAGCGGAGCGGCGCAGGAGTGCGCATCACGATCAGTCCACCTCTCTCCTCCGGGATACGGGCCTATGTGGAGCAGGACGATGCCAACCGCGTGCAGTGGATCGTGGTCCGCGGCACGTCCAACCTCGTCAACATGCGATTGGATGTGGATTACAACAAGGTCGTGGACAGCCGGCTCCAGATCCCGCTGCACAAGGGATTCGCGGATTCCGCGCTGCAGGTCTACCAGTTCGCGAAGCCGCTGTTGAAAACGGACTATGAAACCCGCATCACCGGCCACAGCCTCGGCGGCGCCGCGGCGGTGATCGTTCTCATGTTGTTAAAGGAGGATGGAGCGAAGCTCGGACCGGCGATCACGTTCGGCCAGCCGAAGGTGACGAATCGCGAGGGGGCTCGCAAATATCGGACGCTGCCGTTGCTCCGGTTCGTGAACGACAAGGACCCGGTGCCCTTGTTGCCGCCCTTTGAGGTGTTTGCGGTCCTGGACGAAGGGCCCTTTCAGCACTTTGGTCCGGAAGTCGTCTTGGAGGATGGTCTCAGTTATCGCTATTACTCCGATCACCAGGCGCAACGCCTGTCCGTGCTCTCATTCTGGAATAATCTTAAGAACCTGAGCATTCAAGATGTGCCGGAACATTTCATGTCCACCTACCTCGCGCGCATCCAGCAGAAGCTTCCCGCCGCTCCTCCGAGCCGCTGA
- a CDS encoding response regulator, with product MEGHGKRVLIVDDNRDVRHVISLLLMSAGYTVSEAGDGVEAVAELKRRRYDVILTDVRMPHMNGRELLKICRDQYPLTPVIVLSNDFHSPADSHPPVSAEDGAFACLSKPVDARLLLYAVRNALADPDPTAHNAAPLRKDLALHWKPGPPPA from the coding sequence ATGGAAGGTCACGGCAAGCGGGTCCTGATCGTCGATGACAACAGGGACGTGAGACATGTGATTTCTCTTCTCCTGATGAGCGCCGGTTATACCGTCTCCGAAGCAGGCGACGGGGTGGAAGCGGTGGCAGAACTGAAACGGCGGCGCTATGACGTCATTCTCACGGATGTGCGGATGCCGCACATGAACGGGAGAGAGTTGTTGAAGATCTGCCGTGACCAGTATCCTCTGACCCCGGTGATTGTCCTCTCCAACGACTTCCATTCCCCAGCCGACAGCCACCCGCCCGTCAGCGCGGAAGACGGGGCTTTTGCTTGTCTCTCAAAACCGGTCGATGCCCGGCTCTTGCTGTATGCGGTCCGGAATGCATTGGCCGATCCTGATCCCACCGCTCACAACGCCGCCCCCTTGCGCAAGGACTTGGCGTTGCACTGGAAACCTGGTCCGCCGCCCGCGTGA
- a CDS encoding DUF2934 domain-containing protein: MAQSRKRKTGDRTGANGHQQAQPTQQAVETSSPAPADGNGTQAPHHLHASIAALAYNLYERRGRADGFDVDDWLKAEELIASQAGMQGA, translated from the coding sequence ATGGCGCAGTCACGGAAACGCAAGACAGGGGACCGCACCGGTGCAAACGGCCATCAACAAGCACAGCCCACCCAGCAGGCAGTCGAGACCAGCAGTCCGGCGCCGGCGGACGGCAACGGCACGCAAGCTCCTCACCACCTCCATGCCAGTATCGCCGCGCTCGCCTATAACCTGTACGAGCGTCGAGGGCGGGCGGATGGCTTTGACGTGGACGACTGGCTGAAGGCCGAAGAGCTGATCGCGTCGCAAGCCGGCATGCAAGGGGCGTAA
- a CDS encoding response regulator transcription factor, producing the protein MGNSSAPRWPKLLASNLETELDKPLHEQLSDREYQVLCLIAVGKSLKEIADDLSVSVSTVNTYRARILEKMQLKNNTELTHYAIENRLVNRLVT; encoded by the coding sequence GTGGGAAATTCGTCAGCGCCGCGGTGGCCGAAACTCCTGGCCTCGAACCTGGAAACGGAATTGGACAAACCGCTCCACGAGCAGTTGTCGGACCGCGAGTACCAGGTGCTGTGCCTGATCGCCGTAGGAAAAAGCTTGAAGGAGATCGCGGACGATCTGTCCGTCAGCGTCAGCACCGTCAATACCTATCGGGCGCGCATCCTCGAAAAGATGCAACTGAAGAACAACACCGAGCTCACCCATTACGCCATCGAGAATCGCCTGGTGAACCGCCTCGTCACATAA
- a CDS encoding PAS domain S-box protein, translated as MRSGGLTHILLVEDNAGDARLLRELLSEAGAGRFKLIHADRLASALTELSQTGIDVILLDLSLPDSHGTETLARVLAASNGIPIVVMTSLDDEELGLQLIQAGAQDYLVKGQVTAPLLTRALRYAIERKRLESELREKSRLLQSVLDSMADGVVMADQAGMFQVWNPAAERIVGAGPANVGIGQWSDHYGLFLPDKTTLYPPDDLPLARAVRGESVANVLVFLRRPDQAEGIWLSVNARPLRDENGRINGGVAVFRDITVAKRMEEALCETEERFRTIMDHSPALIFIKDLEGRYLQVNRRLETLIHLPNGSLLGKTDEDVFPPAQAAAYRANDRRVLEAGAPMEFEEAAAHPDGPQTFLVVKFPLFDAQGRCYALCGIATDITDRKREEEERQKLAKDRLLLLESTGEGIYGMDRQGRCTFINRAAARMLGYQASEVLGQEMHQLIHHSFADGSALPRARCRIYEAFISGQGCQVEDEVFWRKDGTSFPVSYSSFPVLEQGEITGAVVNFVDCTARKRLEEERSQRAARLLQQQSALIGLTQSRLFQSSPLMATLQHITEVAAKTLAVERISVWRYTDDRTAIQCVDLYILSRDRHLSEVTLQVASCPSYFQALATSHIIAADDAQRDERTAELAGYLSKIGISSMMDVPIYLFGRLEGVICHEQVGPPRRWTDDEQMFAVAMSNLIALAYEQWERRRAEEQLQQSQDRLRNLTARLESVQEEERTRIAREVHDELGQALTAVKLELSRLRDQLPQAPLSLVDTLQSIYALVDTTIQSVRRIATELRPVVLDQLGLVPAIEWQAREFQSRTAIQCTLDIYLRSVSLSQAGSTAMFRIFQEILTNVARHARASAVNINLQEQAGALVLEVRDNGRGVTDAELSNPKSLGLVGMRERALLLGGETTIKGTPGKGTTVKVRIPLDERRPE; from the coding sequence GTGAGGAGCGGCGGCCTCACACACATTCTCCTGGTCGAGGACAACGCGGGGGATGCGCGCCTCTTGCGGGAGCTCCTGTCGGAGGCAGGCGCCGGTCGATTCAAGCTCATCCATGCCGACCGGCTGGCAAGCGCCCTCACCGAACTGAGCCAAACCGGGATCGACGTCATCCTGTTGGACCTCTCCTTGCCGGACAGTCACGGGACCGAAACCCTGGCCCGGGTGCTTGCGGCCTCGAACGGGATCCCCATCGTTGTGATGACCAGCCTGGACGACGAAGAGCTGGGCCTCCAATTAATCCAAGCCGGAGCCCAAGACTATCTCGTGAAAGGACAGGTCACCGCCCCGCTGTTGACCCGCGCCCTGCGATATGCGATTGAACGCAAACGGCTGGAGAGCGAACTGCGGGAGAAATCCCGCCTTCTTCAGTCGGTGCTGGACAGCATGGCCGACGGGGTGGTCATGGCCGATCAAGCGGGAATGTTCCAAGTCTGGAACCCGGCAGCCGAACGCATTGTGGGCGCCGGTCCGGCCAATGTCGGAATCGGCCAGTGGTCGGACCATTACGGACTCTTCTTGCCAGATAAGACGACGCTCTACCCGCCCGATGACTTGCCCCTCGCCCGAGCGGTTCGTGGGGAATCCGTCGCCAATGTCCTGGTGTTTCTCCGCCGGCCGGATCAGGCCGAGGGCATCTGGCTCAGCGTCAACGCGAGGCCGTTGCGGGACGAGAACGGGCGGATCAATGGCGGCGTCGCCGTCTTCCGCGACATCACGGTCGCCAAGCGGATGGAAGAGGCGCTGTGTGAAACCGAAGAACGATTCAGAACGATCATGGACCACAGCCCGGCCCTGATCTTCATCAAGGATCTCGAGGGCCGCTACCTGCAGGTCAACCGCCGGCTCGAGACCCTCATCCATCTTCCAAACGGATCATTGCTCGGCAAAACAGACGAGGACGTCTTTCCTCCCGCACAGGCCGCCGCGTATCGTGCCAACGACCGGCGGGTGCTCGAGGCCGGCGCCCCGATGGAGTTCGAGGAGGCGGCGGCTCATCCGGACGGCCCTCAGACATTCCTGGTCGTGAAATTCCCGCTGTTCGACGCGCAGGGCCGGTGCTACGCCCTGTGCGGCATCGCAACCGACATCACCGACCGCAAGCGGGAGGAAGAAGAGCGGCAGAAGTTGGCGAAGGACCGCCTCCTGCTCCTGGAATCTACCGGGGAAGGCATCTACGGGATGGACCGGCAGGGCCGCTGCACCTTCATCAACAGAGCCGCGGCCCGAATGCTGGGGTACCAAGCGAGTGAGGTGCTAGGGCAGGAGATGCATCAACTCATTCATCATTCGTTCGCCGACGGTTCGGCATTGCCTCGCGCGCGCTGTCGCATCTATGAGGCGTTCATCAGCGGACAAGGGTGCCAGGTCGAGGATGAAGTCTTCTGGCGCAAGGACGGAACCTCGTTTCCGGTCTCCTATTCGTCGTTCCCGGTCCTGGAACAGGGAGAGATTACCGGGGCGGTGGTGAACTTTGTCGATTGTACGGCGCGCAAGCGGCTGGAGGAGGAACGGAGCCAACGGGCGGCGCGCCTGCTCCAACAGCAGTCGGCCCTGATCGGCCTCACCCAAAGCCGATTGTTTCAGAGCTCGCCGCTGATGGCGACGCTGCAGCACATCACCGAGGTGGCGGCGAAGACGCTCGCCGTCGAGCGGATCAGCGTGTGGCGATATACGGACGACCGGACGGCCATTCAATGCGTCGATCTCTACATCCTGAGCCGGGACCGGCATCTGTCTGAAGTCACGCTCCAGGTCGCGTCCTGTCCCAGCTATTTCCAAGCGTTGGCCACCTCCCATATCATCGCGGCGGACGATGCCCAGCGGGACGAACGGACCGCCGAATTGGCCGGTTACCTGTCGAAGATCGGCATCAGCTCGATGATGGATGTCCCGATCTATCTCTTCGGACGGCTGGAAGGCGTGATCTGCCATGAACAGGTCGGGCCGCCCCGGCGATGGACGGATGATGAGCAGATGTTCGCCGTCGCCATGTCGAATCTGATTGCCCTGGCCTATGAGCAATGGGAACGCCGGCGCGCCGAGGAGCAGCTCCAGCAATCCCAAGACCGCCTCAGAAATCTGACTGCGCGGCTCGAATCCGTTCAAGAGGAGGAGCGGACCAGAATCGCCCGCGAGGTTCACGACGAGCTGGGGCAAGCGCTGACCGCCGTGAAGCTCGAGCTGTCGCGGTTGCGCGATCAGTTGCCGCAGGCCCCTCTATCTCTCGTGGACACGCTGCAATCGATCTACGCGCTCGTCGATACGACGATCCAATCCGTCCGGCGCATCGCGACCGAACTCCGCCCGGTGGTACTGGATCAGCTCGGCCTCGTCCCGGCCATCGAATGGCAGGCGCGGGAGTTTCAGTCGCGTACGGCGATTCAATGCACCCTCGATATTTATCTGCGGTCTGTGTCGCTCTCCCAAGCCGGCTCGACAGCCATGTTCCGGATCTTTCAAGAGATCCTGACCAATGTAGCCCGCCATGCGCGCGCCTCCGCCGTTAACATTAATCTCCAGGAACAGGCCGGCGCTCTCGTGCTCGAAGTGCGCGACAATGGACGCGGCGTCACCGATGCCGAATTGTCCAACCCGAAATCGCTCGGCCTGGTCGGGATGCGGGAACGGGCCCTGCTCTTAGGCGGGGAGACCACGATCAAGGGGACTCCGGGGAAGGGCACGACCGTGAAGGTGAGAATTCCCCTTGATGAGAGGCGGCCGGAATGA